CGGCGACGACGTTCCGGTCGTCAAGGTCTCGGCGCTCAAGGCGCTCGAGGGTGACAAGGAGTGGGGCCAGTCGGTCCTGAACCTGATGGCCGCCGTCGACGAGTCGATCCCGCAGCCCGAGCGCGACGTCGACAAGCCGTTCCTGATGCCGATCGAGGACGTCTTCACGATCACCGGCCGTGGCACCGTTGTCACCGGTCGTATCGAGCGTGGTGTCCTCAAGGTCAACGAGACCGTCGACATCATCGGCATCAAGACCGAGAAGACCACCACCACGGTCACCGGTATCGAGATGTTCCGGAAGCTCCTCGACGAGGGCCAGGCCGGTGAGAACGTCGGTCTGCTGCTTCGCGGTATCAAGCGCGAGGACGTCGAGCGCGGCCAGGTCATCATCAAGCCGGGCTCGGTCACCCCGCACACCGAGTTCGAGGCGCAGGCGTACATCCTGTCCAAGGACGAGGGCGGCCGCCACACGCCGTTCTTCAACAACTACCGTCCGCAGTTCTACTTCCGTACGACTGACGTGACCGGTGTGGTGACCCTCCCCGAGGGCACCGAGATGGTCATGCCCGGCGACAACACCGAGATGTCCGTCTCGCTGATCCAGCCGGTCGCCATGGAAGAGGGCCTGAAGTTCGCCATCCGTGAGGGTGGCCGGACCGTCGGCGCCGGCCAGGTCACCAAGATCAACAAGTAATTGTTGATCGGGGAGACCCGGTAGCTCGACCGAGCAGCAAGGAGCCCCGTCCACCATCAGGTGGGCGGGGCTCCTTGACAGTTGGACCCGATTGGCCTTCGGCGTCCCGGGTATGGCACACTGTCCAGGTTGCTCGGTTGAGTGCCGATGCTGCGCGCCTCCCGCCGGGAGGACCGGAAGCGAGTCCCAGGTATTCGTCGTCCCTTCTCAGGGCCGGAAATACGGGAATCTTCCGGGAAGCGTCAGCGGGGTGCCTCGGCCAGGCGCCCGGTGGGTGTTCTTCCCCTACCTCTCCTTCTTGAAGGATCTCCCCTGCGGAGATTTACGGGAAGGGGTGCGACACGCCCGACCGCGTGGGTCGGAGAAGAACGGTGCTTCGACAGAGGCGCAGCGCACCGGGTCCCAGAGCGTTACGAGAGACAGGACTACGAAGTAGCCATGGCGGGACAGAAGATCCGCATCCGGCTCAAGGCCTACGACCACGAGGTCATCGACTCCTCGGCGAAGAAGATCGTCGAGACGGTGACGCGCACTGGTGCGTCGGTCGCGGGCCCGGTGCCGCTGCCCACTGAAAAGAACGTGTACTGCGTCATCAAGTCGCCGCACAAGTACAAGGACTCGCGCGAGCACTTCGAGATGCGCACGCACAAGCGCCTGATCGACATCCTCGACCCGACGCCCAAGACCGTTGACTCGCTGATGCGCCTGGACCTTCCGGCCGGCGTTGACATCGAGATCAAGCTCTGAGAGGCGCGGAAGAGATGGCTAAGCAGATCAAGGGCATCCTGGGCGAGAAGCTCGGCATGACCCAGGTCTGGGACGAGAACAACCGTGTCGTCCCGGTCACTGTGGTCAAGGCCGGCCCCTGTGTCGTTACCCAGGTGCGCACCAATGACCAGGACGGTTACGACTCCGTCCAGATCGCCTTCGGCGAGATCGACCCGCGCAAGGTGAACAAGCCCCTCAAGGGCCACTTCGCGAAGGCCGACGTCACCCCCCGCCGTCACCTCGTCGAGGTCCGTACTCCCGATGCCGGTGAGTACACCCTCGGCCAGGAGCTGACCGCTGAGACCTTCGAGTCCGGCGTCAAGGTGGACGTGACCGGCAAGAGCAAGGGCAAGGGCTTCGCCGGTGTCATGAAGCGTCACGGCTTCGGCGGTGGCAAGGCTTCGCACGGTGCCCACCGCGTGCACCGCAAGCCGGGCTCCATCGGTGGCTGCGCCACCCCGGGCCGCGTGTTCAAGGGCATGCGGATGGCCGGCCGTATGGGCAATGAGCGGGTCACCACCCAGAACCTGACCGTCCACGCCGTTGACGCGGAGAAGGGTCTGCTGCTCATCAAGGGCGCAGTTCCTGGTCCGAACGGCGGCCTCGTCCTGGTCCGTACCGCGGCCAAGGGGGCCTGAGGTAACCGATGAGCACCATTGACATCCTTTCGCCGGCAGGCGACAAGGCCGGGTCCGTCGAGCTCCCCGCGGAGATCTTCGACGCCAAGGTCAGCATTCCGCTGATCCACCAGGTCGTTGTCGCGCAGCTGGCCGCTGCCCGTCAGGGCACGCACAAGACGAAGACTCGCGGCGAGGTCCGCGGCGGTGGCAAGAAGCCTTACCGCCAGAAGGGCACCGGCCGCGCGCGCCAGGGTTCGACCCGTGCGCCGCAGTTCGCCGGCGGTGGCATCGTCCACGGCCCCGTGCCGCGTGACTACAGCCAGCGGACCCCGAAGAAGATGAAGGTTGCCGCCCTGCGCGGTGCCCTCACCGACCGGGCCCGCAACAGCCGCATCCACGTCGTTTCCGGCGTGGTCGAGGGCGAGATCTCCACCAAGGCCGCCAAGGCTCTCCTCGGCAAGGTCAGCGAGCGCAAGAACGTGCTCCTGGTCGTCGAGCGCAGCGACGAGGCCGCGTGGTTCTCCGCCCGCAACCTGCCCCAGGTCCACCTCCTGGAGCCGGGCCAGCTGAACACGTACGACGTGCTCGTCTCCGACGACGTGGTCTTCACCAAGGCCGCCTTCGAGTCCTTCGTGTCTGGCCCCAAGGCCAACGCTGAGACCGAAGGGAGCGACGCCTGATGACTGAGGCCGTCGTCACGAGCAAGACCTTCACGGACCCGCGCGACGTGCTCGTCAAGCCGGTGGTTTCCGAGAAGAGCTACGCGCTGCTGGACGAGAACAAGTACACGTTCATCGTCGCGCCCGGCAGCAACAAGACCCAGATCAAGCAGGCCGTCGAGGCGGTCTTCTCGGTCAAGGTCACCGGGGTCAACACGATCAACCGGCAGGGCAAGCGCAAGCGCACCCGCACCGGTTACGGCAAGCGCGCTGACACCAAGCGCGCCATCGTGACCCTCGCTGAGGGCGACCGTATCGACATCTTCGGCGGCCCGGTCTCCTAACGGAGTCCGAGTCGTCCGGAATCGGACGAGGACTGAGAAATGGGTATCCGCAAGTACAAGCCGACGACCCCGGGCCGTCGTGGCTCCAGCGTCGCCGACTTTGTCGAGATCACGCGGTCCACGCCGGAGAAGTCGCTGGTCCGCCCGCTGCACAGCAAGGGCGGCCGTAACAACGCCGGTCGTGTGACCGTTCGCCACCAGGGCGGTGGCCACAAGCGCGCCTACCGAGTGATCGACTTCCGTCGTCACGACAAGGACGGCGTGCCGGCCAAGGTCGCGCACATCGAGTACGACCCGAACCGCACCGCGCGCATCGCGCTGCTGCACTACGCAGACGGCGAGAAGCGCTACATCATCGCGCCCCGTGGCCTGGCCCAGGGTGCTCGGATTGAGAACGGCCCTGGCGCCGACATCAAGCCGGGCAACAACCTGCCGCTGCGTCACATCCCCGTGGGTACGACGATCCACGCGATCGAGCTGCGTCCGGGCGGCGGTGCGAAGTTCGCCCGCTCGGCCGGCGCCTCCGTGCAGCTGCTGGCGAAGGAGGGCGCGATGGCCCACCTTCGTATGCCGTCCGGTGAGATCCGCCTGGTCGACGTGCGCTGCCGCGCCACCGTCGGCGAGGTCGGCAACGCCGAGCAGTCGAACATCAACTGGGGCAAGGCCGGCCGCATGCGCTGGAAGGGCGTCCGCCCGACCGTGCGTGGTGTCGTGATGAACCCGGTTGACCACCCGCACGGTGGTGGTGAGGGCAAGACTTCCGGTGGTCGCCACCCGGTCTCGCCCTGGGGTCAGAAGGAGGGTCGTACTCGTTCGCCGAAGAAGGCGAGCAACAAGTACATCGTCCGCCGCCGCAAGACGAACAAGAAGCGCTAGGAGCGGGTTTAGATGCCGCGCAGTCTCAAGAAGGGGCCCTTCGTCGACGACCACCTTTCCAAGAAGGTGGATGTTCAGAACGATGCCGGCACCAAGAACGTCATCAAGACCTGGTCCCGCCGCTCCATGATCGTCCCGGCCATGCTCGGCCACACGATCGCGGTGCACGACGGCCGCAAGCACGTCCCGGTGTTCGTCACCGAGTCGATGGTTGGCCACAAGCTCGGCGAGTTTGCGCCGACCCGCACCTTCCGCGGCCACGAGAAGGACGACCGCAAGTCGCGTCGTCGCTGATCGACCGGAGTGCGAAGACTATGACTGACACCGAAGGGACAACCATGGAAGCCAGGGCCCAGGCGCGGTACATCCGCGTCACGCCCATGAAGGCCCGCCGCGTGGTGGACCTTATCCGTGGCATGGATGCCACGGAGGCTCAGGCGGTCCTGCGTTTCGCCCCGCAGGCCGCGAGCGTGCCCGTCGGCAAGGTGCTGGACAGCGCCATTGCCAACGCCGCGCACAACTACGACCACACGGACGCCTCCACGCTGGTTATCAGCGAGGCGTACGTCGACGAGGGCCCGACCCTGAAGCGGTTCCGCCCGCGTGCTCAGGGTCGTGCCTACCGGATCCGCAAGCGGACCAGCCACATCACCGTGGTCGTCAGCAGCAAGGAAGGAACCCGGTAATGGGCCAGAAGGTAAACCCGCACGGGTTCCGCCTCGGCGTGACGACGGACTTCAAGTCCCGCTGGTACGCCGACAAGCTGTACAAGGACTACGTCAAGGAAGACGTCGCCATTCGTCGCATGATGACGAAGGGCATGGAGCGCGCCGGCATCTCGAAGGTGGAGATCGAGCGCACCCGTGAGCGCGTCCGCGTTGACATCCACACCGCTCGTCCGGGCATCGTCATCGGCCGCCGCGGCGCCGAGGCGGACCGCATCCGCGGCGAGCTGGAGAAGCTGACCGGCAAGCAGGTCCAGCTGAACATCCTCGAGGTCAAGAACCCCGAGACCGACGCTCAGCTGGTGGCCCAGGCCGTCGCCGAGCAGCTGTCGTCCCGCGTCTCCTTCCGTCGCGCCATGCGTAAGAGCATGCAGTCGACGATGAAGGCCGGCGCCAAGGGCATCAAGATCCAGTGCGGCGGTCGTCTCGGCGGCGCCGAGATGTCCCGCTCGGAGTTCTACCGCGAGGGCCGTGTGCCCCTGCACACGCTCCGCGCGAACGTCGACTACGGCTTCTTCGAGGCCAAGACCACCTTCGGCCGCATCGGCGTGAAGGTCTGGATCTACAAGGGCGACGTCAAGAACATCGCCGAGGTGCGTGCCGAGAACGCTGCCGCCCGTGCGGGTAACCGCCCGGCCCGCGGTGGCGGCAACGACCGCCCGCGCCGCGGTGGCGAGCGTGGCGGCCGCGGTGGCCGCAAGCCGCAGCAGCAGAGCGCCGCTGCCGAGGCCCCCAAGGCCGAGGCCGCTGCCGCTGCTCCGGCGGAGACCCCCGGAACGGAGGCCTGACCGACATGCTGATCCCTCGCAGGGTCAAGCACCGCAAGCAGCACCACCCGAAGCGCAACGGTATGGCCAAGGGTGGCACCGAGCTGGCCTTCGGTGAGTACGGAATCCAGGCCGTCACCCCGGCCTACGTGACGAACCGGCAGATCGAGTCCGCTCGTATTGCCATGACCCGTCACATCAAGCGTGGCGGCAAGGTGTGGATCAACATCTACCCCGACCGTCCGCTGACGAAGAAGCCTGCCGAGACCCGCATGGGTTCCGGTAAGGGTTCTCCGGAGTGGTGGGTCGCGAACGTCAAGCCCGGTCGGGTGATGTTCGAGCTGTCCTTCCCGAACGAAAAGGTTGCCAAGGAGGCGCTGACCCGCGCCGCCCACAAGCTTCCGATGAAGTGCCGCATCGTGCGGCGCGAGGCAGGTGAGTCGTGATGGCGGCCGGTACCAAGGCGACCGAGCTGCGCGAGCTGAACAACGAGGACCTCGTTGCCAAGCTTCGTGAGGCCAAGGAGGAGCTGTTCAACCTCCGCTTCCAGGCGGCGACCGGACAGCTCGAGAACCACGGCCGGCTGAAGGCCGTCCGCAAGGACATCGCCCGGATCTACACCCTGATGCGTGAGCGCGAGCTGGGCATCGAGACGGTGGAGAGCGCCTGATGAGCGAGAAGAATGTGACTGAGACGAACGAGCGCGGTTTCCGCAAGACCCGTGAGGGTCTCGTCGTCAGCGACAAGATGGACAAGACCGTTGTCGTCGCTGTCGAGGACCGCGTCAAGCACGCGCTGTACGGCAAGGTCATCCGCCGTACCAACAAGCTCAAGGCGCACGACGAGCAGAACGCTGCCGGTGTCGGCGACCGCGTCCTCCTGATGGAGACCCGGCCGCTGTCCGCCACCAAGCGCTGGCGCATCGTCGAGATCCTCGAGAAGGCCAAGTAATCCCTCCTAGGGGGACCCCCTAGGAACAGTTCCGCCAGGCTCGGCGAGAGGCGCGAAACACTCGCGCTTCTCGCCGGGAACCGGCAGACATTCAGGAGATAGACGTGATCCAGCAGGAGTCGCGACTGCGTGTCGCCGACAACACTGGTGCGAAGGAGATCCTTTGCATCCGTGTTCTCGGTGGTTCCGGTCGCCGCTACGCGGGCATCGGTGACGTCATCGTCGCCACCGTCAAGGATGCGATCCCCGGTGGCAACGTGAAGAAGGGTGACGTCGTCAAGGCGGTCATCGTTCGCACCGTCAAGGAGCGCCGCCGTCCGGACGGCTCGTACATCCGCTTCGACGAGAACGCGGCCGTCATCCTCAAGAACGATGGCGACCCCCGCGGCACCCGCATCTTCGGCCCCGTGGGCCGGGAACTGCGCGAGAAGAAGTTCATGAAGATCATCTCGCTCGCGCCGGAGGTGCTGTAACCGATGAAGATCAAGAAGGGCGACCTGGTCCAGGTCATCACCGGTAAGGACAAGGGCAAGCAGGGCAAGGTCATCCAGGCCTTCCCCCGCGAGGACCGCGTCCTGGTCGAGGGTGTCAACCGGGTCAAGAAGCACACCAAGGCCGGTCAGACGGCTCGTGGCTCGAAGACCGGCGGCATCGTGACGACCGAGGCCCCCATCCACGTCAGCAACGTTCAGCTGGTTGTGGAGAAGGACGGCAACAAGGTTGTCACCCGCGTCGGGTACCGCTTCGACGACGAAGGCAACAAGATCCGCGTTGCCAAGCGGACCGGTGAGGACATCTGATGACTGCCACCACCAACGCGCCGCGTCTCAAGCAGCGCTACCGCGAAGAGATCGCCGGGAAGCTGAAGGACGAGTTCTCCTACGAGAACGTCATGCAGATCCCCGGTCTGACCAAGATCGTGGTCAACATGGGTGTGGGCGACGCCGCCCGCGACTCCAAGCTGATCGAGGGTGCCATCAAGGACCTCACCACGATCACCGGTCAGAAGCCGGCCGTCACCAAGGCCCGTAAGTCCATCGCGCAGTTCAAGCTGCGTGAGGGCCAGCCGATCGGTGCCCACGTCACCCTCCGCGGTGACCGCATGTGGGAGTTCCTGGACCGCCTGCTGTCGCTCGCGCTGCCGCGCATCCGCGACTTCCGTGGTCTGTCCCCCAAGCAGTTCGACGGTCGGGGCAACTACACCTTCGGTCTCACGGAGCAGGTCATGTTCCACGAGATCGACCAGGACAAGATCGACCGTACCCGGGGTATGGACATCACCGTGGTCACCACGGCGACCAACGACGATGAGGGCCGCGCTCTCCTTCGTCACCTCGGCTTCCCGTTCAAGGAGGCGTGAGCGAGATGGCGAAGAAGGCTCTGATCGCGAAGGCTGCTCGCAAGCCCAAGTTCGCTGTGCGTGCGTACAACCGCTGCCAGCGCTGCGGCCGTCCGCACTCCGTGTACCGCAAGTTCGGCCTGTGCCGCGTGTGCCTTCGTGAGATGGCTCACCGTGGCGAGCTGCCGGGCGTGACCAAGAGCTCCTGGTAGTCCCCTAGTTGGGATTACCGGAGGCTCTCGGTAAGCAATCGGTTCGGCGGGCACCCGGCCCTTTTTCCCGTAGGGTAGAAGGGTTTGGGTGTCCCGCCACCCGAGACCGACCGCGGGCCGAGCCCGCATAACGTCGCTTACTACGCCGTAGGTCCCCGCGCCGCACCCGTCCCGACTCTGATCGGGGAGAGGGATGGCGCACATAGGAAACCCCGGCGAGAGAGGCCGAAGGCCAATTCATGACCATGACTGACCCCATCGCAGACATGCTGACCCGTCTGCGGAACGCGAACTCGGCGTACCACGACACCGTCGTGATGCCGCACAGCAAGATCAAGTCGCACATCGCGGAGATCCTCCAGCAGGAGGGTTACATCACCGGCTGGCGCGTCGAGGACGCCGAGGTTGGCAAGAACCTCGTCCTCGAGCTGAAGTTCGGCCCGAACCGCGAGCGCTCGATCGCCGGCATCAAGCGGATCTCGAAGCCGGGCCTGCGGGTCTACGCAAAGTCCACCAACCTGCCGAAGGTGCTCGGCGGCCTGGGCGTGGCGATCATCTCCACGTCGCACGGTCTGCTCACCGGCCAGCAGGCGCAGAAGAAGGGCGTGGGTGGGGAAGTCCTCGCCTACGTCTGGTAACCCGGGAACGGAGGAATAGCTAATGTCGCGCATTGGCAAGCTGCCCATCCAGGTTCCCGCTGGTGTGGACGTCACCATCGAGGGCCGCACGGTCAACGTGAAGGGCCCCAAGGGTTCCCTTTCGCACACCGTGGCCGCCCCCATCGAGGTCGCCAAGGGTGAGGACGGCGTCATCAACGTCTCCCGCCCGAACGACGAGCGTCAGAACAAGGCCCTGCACGGCCTGTCCCGCACGCTGGTGGCGAACATGATCACCGGCGTGACCCAGGGATACAGCAAGGCGCTCGAGATCAGCGGTGTCGGTTACCGCGTCCAGGCGAAGGGCTCCAACCTGGAGTTCGCCCTGGGCTACAGCCACCCGATCCTGATCGAGGCCCCCGAAGGGATCTCCTTCAAGGTCGAGTCCCCGACCAAGCTCAGCGTCGAGGGCATCGACAAGCAGAAGGTCGGCGAGGTGGCGGCGAACATCCGCAAGCTGCGCAAGCCTGACCCGTACAAGGCCAAGGGCGTCAAGTACGCCGGCGAGGTCATCCGCCGCAAGGTCGGAAAGGCTGGTAAGTAAGCCATGGCATACGGTGTGAAGATCGCTAAGGGCGACGCGTACAAGCGCGCCGCTGCCAAGCGTCGCCACATCCGCATCCGTAAGCGGATTTCGGGTACCCCGGAGCGTCCGCGTCTGGTCGTGACGCGGTCCAACCGCGGCATCACGGCGCAGGTCATCGACGACATCGCGGGCCACACGCTGGCCTCCGCGTCGAGCCTGGACGCATCGATCCGTGGTGGCGAGGGCGACAAGAGCGCTCAGGCCAAGAAGGTCGGCTCCCTGGTCGCCGAGCGTGCCAAGGCCGCCGGTGTCGAGGCCGTCGTGTTCGACCGTGGTGGCAAGCAGTACGCCGGGCGGATTGCCGCTCTGGCCGACGCCGCCCGCGAAGCCGGGCTGAAGTTCTAAGCCCCGGTTCCGGAGCTAGCGGACGTAACAGAGAGAGGTAAATCCAATGGCTGGACCCCAGCGCCGCGGGAGCGGTGCCGGTGGCGGCGAGCGGCGGGACCGGAAGGGTCGCGACGGTGGCGCTGCCGCCGAGAAGACCGCGTACGTTGAGCGCGTAGTCGCGATCAACCGCGTCGCCAAGGTTGTCAAGGGTGGTCGTCGTTTCAGCTTCACCGCGCTGGTCGTGGTGGGCGACGGTGACGGCACCGTGGGTGTCGGTTACGGCAAGGCCAAGGAAGTTCCGGCTGCCATCGCCAAGGGCGTGGAAGAGGCCAAGAAGAACTTCTTCAAGGTCCCCCGTATCCAGGGCACCATCCCTCACCCCATCCAAGGCGAGAAGGCTGCGGGCGTCGTCCTGCTCAAGCCGGCTTCCCCCGGTACCGGTGTGATCGCCGGTGGCCCCGTGCGTGCCGTTCTGGAGTGCGCGGGCATCCACGACGTGCTGAGCAAGTCGCTCGGTTCGTCGAACCCGATCAACATCGTGCACGCCACGGTGACCGCGCTTCAGGGCCTGCAGCGCCCCGAGGAGATCGCGGCGCGTCGTGGCCTGCCGCTGGAGGACGTTGCTCCCGCCGCTCTGCTGCGGGCGCGTGCTGGGGTGACCGCGTAATGGCGCACCTCAAGATCACGCAGACGAAGTCCTACATCGGTAGCAAGCAGAACCACCGCGACACCCTTCGTTCGCTGGGCCTCAAGCGGCTCAACGACGTGGTTGTCAAGGAGGACCGCCCCGAGTTCCGCGGCATGGTGCACACCGTCCGCCACCTCGTGACGGTTGAGGAGGTCGACTGACATGGCGGAGAACAACCCGCTGAAGGTCCACAACCTCCGGCCCGCCCCGGGTGCCAAGACCGCCAAGACCCGTGTCGGTCGTGGTGAGGCGTCCAAGGGTAAGACCGCTGGTCGTGGTACCAAGGGCACGAAGGCCCGTTACCAGGTTCCGGAGCGCTTCGAGGGTGGGCAGATGCCCCTCCACATGCGCCTCCCGAAGCTGAAGGGCTTCAAGAACCCCGCCCACAAGCAGTTCCAGGTCGTGAACCTGGCCAAGCTGGCCGAGCTCTACCCGCAGGGTGGCGAGGTCACGGTGGCCGACCTGGTCGCCAAGGGCGCGGTGCGCAAGAACGAGCTCGTCAAGGTCCTGGGCCAGGGCGAGGTCTCCGTGGCGCTGCAGGTGACGGTTGACGCCGTCTCCGGCTCCGCCAAGGAGAAGATTGCCGCTGCCGGCGGCACCGTCACCGGGCTCATCAACGCCTGAGTTCGCTGACAGCACGGCACAAGGGCCGGTCCTCTTCGGAGGGCCGGCCCTTTGCGTTGCCCGCTGTGGTGCCCGCCGTACGGCCGGGCCACGCCGTGGCGGGCTGTGAGGCGCCGGGAGGCGGGGGAGGGGGACCGGTGGGGCCGCGGGCGAGGCCGTGGAGAGTCCGAGGGGCCCGGAATGAGCCTCCCGCGGGGGATACCGCGTGCGATGCGCGGTATTCCTGATCGGCGAACCCACCGCTCCCGAGGCGCGACCCGGTAGGGTAGCCCAAGCTGCCATCTGTTATCGCGGGGTGAGGCCCCGGGATAGCTCACACAGGCACTCACCGAGATCGACCACCGTCATTTGCCCACACTGGACGTGTGAGGTGCAGGAGGCTCCGTGTTCACCGCGTTCGCCCAGGCGTTCAAGACGCCTGACCTGCGCAAGAAGCTGCTGTTCACGCTGGGCATCGTGCTGCTCTACCGGCTCGGCACCCACATTCCCATGCCGGGCGTGAACTATTCGAACGTTCAGCTGTGCATGAAGCAGGCCGGTTCCAACACCGGTCTCTTCGGGCTGGTGAACATGTTCAGCGGTGGTGCGCTGCTGCAGGTCACCATCTTCGCGATGGGGATCATGCCGTACATCACGGCAAGCATCATTCTGCAGTTGCTGACTGTGGTGATCCCCCGGCTGGAGGCCCTCAAGAAGGAGGGCCAGTCGGGACAGGCCAAGATCACGCAGTACACCCGGTACCTGACCGTCGCGCTCGCCGTGATGCAGGGCACCGGCCTGATCGCGGTGGCCCGCAACGGCGCGCTGTTCCAGGGCTGCCCGGTCGCCAGCGAGATCATCCCCAGCAACTCGATCTTCACCACGATCACCATGGTCATCACGATGACCGCCGGCACCTGCCTGATCATGTGGCTCGGTGAGCTGATCACCGACCGCGGCATCGGCAACGGCATGTCGATCCTGATGTTCATCTCGATCGCCGCCGGCTTCCCGGGCGCCCTGTGGCAGATCAAGCTCACCGGCAAGCTCGCCGACGGCTGGATCGAGTTCTTCGCGGTGATCCTGGTCGGCCTCGCGATGGTCGCCCTGGTGGTCTTCGTCGAGCAGGCCCAGCGGCGCATCCCGGTGCAGTACGCGAAGCGGATGATCGGGCGCCGGTCCTACGGCGGTACGTCCACTTACATCCCGCTCAAGGTGAATCAGGCCGGTGTGATTCCGGTCATCTTCGCGTCATCGCTGCTCTACATTCCAGCTCTCATCGCACAGTTCAGCGGGTCGAAGGCGGCATGGGCGACGTGGATCGCCACCAACTTCACCAAGGGAAATCACCCCGTTTACATCGTTACGTACTTCCTGCTGATCGTCTTCTTCGCGTTCTTCTACGTCGCCATCAGCTTCAACCCCGAAGAAGTTGCCGACAACATGAAGAAGTATGGTGGCTTCATCCCGGGTATCCGGGCTGGTCGCCCGACGGCCGAGTACCTCAGCTACGTGCTCAACCGGATCACGTGGCCGGGCTCGCTGTACCTGGGGCTGATCGCGCTCGTACCAACAGTGGCGTTGGTGCTGTTCAACGCGAACCAGAACTTCCCGTTCGGCGGGACGAGCATCCTCATCATCGTGGGTGTGGGCCTGGAGACCGTGAAGCAGATTGAGAGCCAGCTTCAGCAGCGCAACTACGAAGGGTTCCTCCGCTGATGCGAATCGTCCTCGTCGGACCCCCGGGGGCCGGCAAGGGTACACAGGCTGCGTACCTTGCCAAGAACCTCGCGATCCCGCACATCTCCACGGGGGACCTGTTCCGGGCCAACATCAGCCAGGGGACACCCCTGGGCGTTGAGGCGAAGTCCTACATGGACGCCGGCAACCTGGTGCCCGACTCGGTCACGATCGGCATGGCCGAGGACCGCATGGAGCAGGCCGACGCCGCCGGGGGATTCCTCCTGGACGGCTTCCCGCGCAACCTCGGTCAGGCCGAGGCGCTGGACGAGTACCTCAAGGCCAAGAACCTCACGCTGGACGCCGTCCTGGACCTGGAGGTCCCGGAGGACGAGGTCGTCAAGCGGATCGCCGGCCGGCGGATCTGCCGCAACGACTCCAGCCACGTCTTCCACGCGGAGTACAACAAGCCGAAGGCCGAGGGCGTCTGCGACGTCTGCGGCGGCGACCTGTACCAGCGTGACGACGACCGCGAGGAGACCGTCCGCAA
The sequence above is a segment of the Streptomyces lydicus genome. Coding sequences within it:
- the rplX gene encoding 50S ribosomal protein L24 — encoded protein: MKIKKGDLVQVITGKDKGKQGKVIQAFPREDRVLVEGVNRVKKHTKAGQTARGSKTGGIVTTEAPIHVSNVQLVVEKDGNKVVTRVGYRFDDEGNKIRVAKRTGEDI
- a CDS encoding type Z 30S ribosomal protein S14: MAKKALIAKAARKPKFAVRAYNRCQRCGRPHSVYRKFGLCRVCLREMAHRGELPGVTKSSW
- the rpsH gene encoding 30S ribosomal protein S8; this encodes MTMTDPIADMLTRLRNANSAYHDTVVMPHSKIKSHIAEILQQEGYITGWRVEDAEVGKNLVLELKFGPNRERSIAGIKRISKPGLRVYAKSTNLPKVLGGLGVAIISTSHGLLTGQQAQKKGVGGEVLAYVW
- a CDS encoding adenylate kinase, with amino-acid sequence MRIVLVGPPGAGKGTQAAYLAKNLAIPHISTGDLFRANISQGTPLGVEAKSYMDAGNLVPDSVTIGMAEDRMEQADAAGGFLLDGFPRNLGQAEALDEYLKAKNLTLDAVLDLEVPEDEVVKRIAGRRICRNDSSHVFHAEYNKPKAEGVCDVCGGDLYQRDDDREETVRKRLEVYHTETEPIIDYYKEQGLVVTIPALGKVEEVTERSMAALQRGK
- the secY gene encoding preprotein translocase subunit SecY, producing MFTAFAQAFKTPDLRKKLLFTLGIVLLYRLGTHIPMPGVNYSNVQLCMKQAGSNTGLFGLVNMFSGGALLQVTIFAMGIMPYITASIILQLLTVVIPRLEALKKEGQSGQAKITQYTRYLTVALAVMQGTGLIAVARNGALFQGCPVASEIIPSNSIFTTITMVITMTAGTCLIMWLGELITDRGIGNGMSILMFISIAAGFPGALWQIKLTGKLADGWIEFFAVILVGLAMVALVVFVEQAQRRIPVQYAKRMIGRRSYGGTSTYIPLKVNQAGVIPVIFASSLLYIPALIAQFSGSKAAWATWIATNFTKGNHPVYIVTYFLLIVFFAFFYVAISFNPEEVADNMKKYGGFIPGIRAGRPTAEYLSYVLNRITWPGSLYLGLIALVPTVALVLFNANQNFPFGGTSILIIVGVGLETVKQIESQLQQRNYEGFLR
- the rpmD gene encoding 50S ribosomal protein L30; amino-acid sequence: MAHLKITQTKSYIGSKQNHRDTLRSLGLKRLNDVVVKEDRPEFRGMVHTVRHLVTVEEVD
- the rplE gene encoding 50S ribosomal protein L5 is translated as MTATTNAPRLKQRYREEIAGKLKDEFSYENVMQIPGLTKIVVNMGVGDAARDSKLIEGAIKDLTTITGQKPAVTKARKSIAQFKLREGQPIGAHVTLRGDRMWEFLDRLLSLALPRIRDFRGLSPKQFDGRGNYTFGLTEQVMFHEIDQDKIDRTRGMDITVVTTATNDDEGRALLRHLGFPFKEA
- the rplR gene encoding 50S ribosomal protein L18, giving the protein MAYGVKIAKGDAYKRAAAKRRHIRIRKRISGTPERPRLVVTRSNRGITAQVIDDIAGHTLASASSLDASIRGGEGDKSAQAKKVGSLVAERAKAAGVEAVVFDRGGKQYAGRIAALADAAREAGLKF
- the rplF gene encoding 50S ribosomal protein L6: MSRIGKLPIQVPAGVDVTIEGRTVNVKGPKGSLSHTVAAPIEVAKGEDGVINVSRPNDERQNKALHGLSRTLVANMITGVTQGYSKALEISGVGYRVQAKGSNLEFALGYSHPILIEAPEGISFKVESPTKLSVEGIDKQKVGEVAANIRKLRKPDPYKAKGVKYAGEVIRRKVGKAGK
- the rpsE gene encoding 30S ribosomal protein S5 translates to MAGPQRRGSGAGGGERRDRKGRDGGAAAEKTAYVERVVAINRVAKVVKGGRRFSFTALVVVGDGDGTVGVGYGKAKEVPAAIAKGVEEAKKNFFKVPRIQGTIPHPIQGEKAAGVVLLKPASPGTGVIAGGPVRAVLECAGIHDVLSKSLGSSNPINIVHATVTALQGLQRPEEIAARRGLPLEDVAPAALLRARAGVTA
- the rplO gene encoding 50S ribosomal protein L15, whose product is MAENNPLKVHNLRPAPGAKTAKTRVGRGEASKGKTAGRGTKGTKARYQVPERFEGGQMPLHMRLPKLKGFKNPAHKQFQVVNLAKLAELYPQGGEVTVADLVAKGAVRKNELVKVLGQGEVSVALQVTVDAVSGSAKEKIAAAGGTVTGLINA